One genomic region from Anguilla rostrata isolate EN2019 chromosome 2, ASM1855537v3, whole genome shotgun sequence encodes:
- the samd14 gene encoding sterile alpha motif domain-containing protein 14 isoform X1: protein MSVSQPDETEHVFDLNEAIPETELLDSSLQKARAQLSVKARRHRPSRSRLRDSVSSTEGEESLERKSLDSYGSPLHSARSPLHSTLRGSSPSPDSLLSSSPVPRGPAFAFDAALVRRAPGEGEAASPAPKGRYKQLTNTSSQEALCSSPTSSPSKSCPSSDGSPLYARQERRPEGEGQDDAHDRSLVEPDSPTVILDKKTKRRFLDLGVTLRRSYGKVRKEKSNRLSVGNREPSESPSRSSGPPFVPFSWFSDSARGSASSCSTASFSPKGASQSHSPRKSSSQDSTLSDEVCPRSPRVSSGSVEESRSSHPYKTLSQSSDELLDEPLCLVSTWSTQQVCQWLKGLNMEQYIPEFTARDIDGEQLLQMDGSKLKGLGVSNSSDRSALKRRLKDMHAAAEKERKAQEKLEKQKEKQRKKEQEQRKS from the exons ATCTGAACGAAGCCATTCCTGAGACTGAACTACTGGACAGCAGTCTTCAAAAGGCCCGGGCGCAGCTGTCCGTCAAAGCGAGAAGGCACCGCCCATCTCGCTCGCGGCTCCGCGACAGCGTCAGCtccacagagggagaggagagtcTGGAAAGAAAG TCACTAGACAGCTATGGCAGCCCTCTGCACAGCGCCCGCTCTCCCCTCCACTCGACCCTGCGGGGATCCTCGCCCTCCCCGgactctctgctctcctcctcgcCCGTGCCGAGGGGCCCCGCCTTCGCCTTCGACGCCGCCCTGGTGCGCCGCGCCCCGGGGGAGGGCGAGGCGGCGTCGCCCGCGCCCAAAGGACGCTACAAACAGCTCACCAACACCTCGTCCCAGGAGGCCCTGTGCTCCAGCCCGACCAGCTCCCCGTCGAAGTCCTGCCCGAGCTCCGACGGCTCGCCGCTCTACGCCCGCCAGGAGCGCCGCCCCGAGGGCGAAGGTCAGG ACGACGCCCATGACAGAAGCCTGGTAGAGCCAGACAGCCCAACGGTCATCCTGGATAAGAAGACTAAGAGGAGATTCCTTGATCTGGG GGTCACCCTACGACGCTCTTATGGAAAAGTCCGGAAGGAGAAGTCCAACAGGCTATCAGTGGGAAACCG GGAGCCCTCGGAGAGCCCGTCCCGGTCCTCGGGGCCCCCCTTCGTGCCTTTCTCCTGGTTCAGCGACAGCGCCcggggctccgcctcctcctgcagcaccgCTTCCTTCTCCCCGAAGGGGGCCTCCCAGAGCCACAGCCCCCGCAAGTCCAGCTCCCAG GACTCCACTCTCAGTGATGAGGTCTGCCCCCGGAGCCCTCGCGTGTCCAGCGGGTCAGTGGAAGAGTCCCGGTCCTCGCACCCGTACAAGACCCTGTCCCAGTCTTCAGACGAA CTCCTGGACGAGCCCCTGTGCTTGGTGTCGACCTGGAGCACGCAGCAGGTGTGCCAGTGGCTGAAGGGCTTGAATATGGAGCAGTACATCCCAGAATTCACTGCCAGAGACATCGACGgggagcagctgctgcagatgGACGGGAGTAAGCTGAAG GGCCTGGGTGTGAGCAACTCATCAGACCGCAGCGCTCTGAAACGCCGCCTGAAGGACATGCACGCCGCCGCCGAGAAGGAGCGCAAGGCCCAGGAGAAGCTggagaaacagaaggagaagCAGCGCAAGAAAGAGCAGGAGCAGCGCAAGAGCTAG
- the samd14 gene encoding sterile alpha motif domain-containing protein 14 isoform X2 — MSVSQPDETEHVFDLNEAIPETELLDSSLQKARAQLSVKARRHRPSRSRLRDSVSSTEGEESLERKSLDSYGSPLHSARSPLHSTLRGSSPSPDSLLSSSPVPRGPAFAFDAALVRRAPGEGEAASPAPKGRYKQLTNTSSQEALCSSPTSSPSKSCPSSDGSPLYARQERRPEGEDDAHDRSLVEPDSPTVILDKKTKRRFLDLGVTLRRSYGKVRKEKSNRLSVGNREPSESPSRSSGPPFVPFSWFSDSARGSASSCSTASFSPKGASQSHSPRKSSSQDSTLSDEVCPRSPRVSSGSVEESRSSHPYKTLSQSSDELLDEPLCLVSTWSTQQVCQWLKGLNMEQYIPEFTARDIDGEQLLQMDGSKLKGLGVSNSSDRSALKRRLKDMHAAAEKERKAQEKLEKQKEKQRKKEQEQRKS; from the exons ATCTGAACGAAGCCATTCCTGAGACTGAACTACTGGACAGCAGTCTTCAAAAGGCCCGGGCGCAGCTGTCCGTCAAAGCGAGAAGGCACCGCCCATCTCGCTCGCGGCTCCGCGACAGCGTCAGCtccacagagggagaggagagtcTGGAAAGAAAG TCACTAGACAGCTATGGCAGCCCTCTGCACAGCGCCCGCTCTCCCCTCCACTCGACCCTGCGGGGATCCTCGCCCTCCCCGgactctctgctctcctcctcgcCCGTGCCGAGGGGCCCCGCCTTCGCCTTCGACGCCGCCCTGGTGCGCCGCGCCCCGGGGGAGGGCGAGGCGGCGTCGCCCGCGCCCAAAGGACGCTACAAACAGCTCACCAACACCTCGTCCCAGGAGGCCCTGTGCTCCAGCCCGACCAGCTCCCCGTCGAAGTCCTGCCCGAGCTCCGACGGCTCGCCGCTCTACGCCCGCCAGGAGCGCCGCCCCGAGGGCGAAG ACGACGCCCATGACAGAAGCCTGGTAGAGCCAGACAGCCCAACGGTCATCCTGGATAAGAAGACTAAGAGGAGATTCCTTGATCTGGG GGTCACCCTACGACGCTCTTATGGAAAAGTCCGGAAGGAGAAGTCCAACAGGCTATCAGTGGGAAACCG GGAGCCCTCGGAGAGCCCGTCCCGGTCCTCGGGGCCCCCCTTCGTGCCTTTCTCCTGGTTCAGCGACAGCGCCcggggctccgcctcctcctgcagcaccgCTTCCTTCTCCCCGAAGGGGGCCTCCCAGAGCCACAGCCCCCGCAAGTCCAGCTCCCAG GACTCCACTCTCAGTGATGAGGTCTGCCCCCGGAGCCCTCGCGTGTCCAGCGGGTCAGTGGAAGAGTCCCGGTCCTCGCACCCGTACAAGACCCTGTCCCAGTCTTCAGACGAA CTCCTGGACGAGCCCCTGTGCTTGGTGTCGACCTGGAGCACGCAGCAGGTGTGCCAGTGGCTGAAGGGCTTGAATATGGAGCAGTACATCCCAGAATTCACTGCCAGAGACATCGACGgggagcagctgctgcagatgGACGGGAGTAAGCTGAAG GGCCTGGGTGTGAGCAACTCATCAGACCGCAGCGCTCTGAAACGCCGCCTGAAGGACATGCACGCCGCCGCCGAGAAGGAGCGCAAGGCCCAGGAGAAGCTggagaaacagaaggagaagCAGCGCAAGAAAGAGCAGGAGCAGCGCAAGAGCTAG